The following coding sequences are from one Beggiatoa alba B18LD window:
- a CDS encoding quinone-dependent dihydroorotate dehydrogenase has product MHLYPLIRPLLFQLAPETAHHFTLSTLQRLHHLKLNRLIFSTPPTKPRQVMGLTFPNPVGLAAGLDKNGEYIDGLASLGFGFIEIGTITPRPQAGNPQPRLFRLPPARALINRLGFNNAGVDALLTHVARAQYRGILGINIGKNATTPIENAVDDYLYCLHKVYAHASYITVNISSPNTANLRQLQHGDELDRLLNALKQAQCELANSQHKYVPLVVKIAPDLNTEELQAIAEKLLKHQIDGVIATNTTLDRQAVTGLKHAIETGGLSGQPLTQRATAVVAELHRLLQDKIPIIAAGGIMSAEDAQAKLQAGAQLVQLYTGLIYEGAGLVQEVISAC; this is encoded by the coding sequence ATGCACCTTTATCCCTTAATTCGTCCCTTACTATTCCAACTCGCACCAGAAACCGCCCATCATTTCACCCTCTCTACCCTGCAACGCCTCCATCATCTAAAACTCAACCGCCTCATTTTCTCAACTCCCCCAACAAAACCGCGCCAAGTGATGGGCTTAACTTTTCCCAACCCCGTTGGATTAGCAGCGGGATTAGATAAAAATGGCGAATATATTGATGGACTTGCCAGTTTAGGCTTTGGCTTTATCGAAATCGGCACGATTACCCCACGCCCACAAGCAGGCAATCCACAACCGCGCTTATTTCGCTTACCACCTGCTCGCGCACTGATTAATCGCTTAGGATTTAATAATGCTGGTGTTGATGCCTTACTCACTCATGTTGCTCGTGCGCAATATCGCGGTATTCTTGGGATTAATATCGGAAAAAATGCAACGACTCCTATAGAAAATGCGGTTGATGACTACCTTTATTGTTTGCACAAAGTTTATGCACATGCGAGCTATATTACGGTCAACATCTCTTCCCCAAATACCGCTAATTTGCGTCAACTTCAACATGGTGACGAACTTGACCGCTTACTCAATGCATTAAAACAAGCACAATGCGAATTAGCCAATAGTCAGCATAAATACGTCCCTTTAGTTGTCAAAATCGCGCCTGATTTAAATACAGAAGAACTACAAGCCATTGCCGAAAAACTACTAAAACATCAAATTGATGGCGTGATTGCAACCAATACCACCCTAGACCGTCAAGCCGTAACAGGCTTAAAACACGCAATAGAAACAGGGGGCTTGAGTGGGCAACCGCTCACACAACGCGCAACAGCCGTCGTTGCAGAATTACACCGTTTACTACAAGATAAAATCCCAATTATTGCCGCAGGTGGCATTATGTCTGCCGAAGATGCACAAGCAAAATTACAAGCAGGTGCACAACTGGTACAACTGTACACAGGATTGATTTATGAAGGGGCAGGCTTAGTACAAGAAGTTATCTCTGCGTGTTAA
- a CDS encoding sensor histidine kinase has product MNTDINSKSSLLIIDDFLDNIKLLLSFLTDAGFKVLIARDGEQGIKTAQYAKPDLILLDIMMPGLNGFETCQQLKQAEETKNIPIIFMTALTDLNEKIKGFELGAADYITKPFQHAELLARINTHLSVIRLQQQLEKRNLEAEAFARTVAHDLKAPLAGVLGLIDVLKEKFQESNVVDADDIENIHLIEQSAKQMNEIILALLMLAGVSSNQEVICLPLDMSGILQSVLHRVEYIRKEYQGIIEYPKEFPLAMGYAPWIEEVWANYLINGLKYSGRPPHLIITANIQNNYVKFSVKDNGQGLSLEDQKKLFIPFARLSNGDHTGHGLGLSIVQQIISKLNGNVGIESQIGDGCLFYFTLPLFSETIH; this is encoded by the coding sequence ATGAATACAGATATCAATTCCAAAAGTTCCTTGTTAATTATTGACGATTTTTTAGATAACATTAAATTGTTGCTAAGTTTTTTAACAGATGCGGGCTTTAAAGTATTAATTGCGCGGGATGGTGAACAAGGTATTAAAACGGCTCAATATGCAAAGCCTGATTTAATTTTATTAGATATTATGATGCCTGGTTTAAATGGGTTTGAAACCTGTCAACAATTAAAGCAAGCTGAAGAAACTAAAAATATTCCTATTATTTTTATGACTGCATTAACTGACTTAAATGAAAAAATTAAAGGATTTGAACTAGGGGCTGCGGATTATATTACGAAACCTTTCCAACATGCCGAACTTTTAGCCCGCATCAATACCCATCTCAGCGTTATTCGTCTTCAGCAACAATTAGAAAAACGTAATTTAGAAGCCGAAGCCTTCGCGCGTACCGTTGCCCACGATTTAAAAGCCCCCTTAGCGGGTGTTCTCGGTTTAATTGATGTTTTAAAAGAAAAATTTCAAGAAAGTAATGTTGTTGATGCGGATGATATTGAAAATATTCATTTAATTGAGCAATCTGCTAAACAAATGAATGAAATTATCTTAGCTTTGTTAATGCTAGCAGGTGTTTCTAGTAATCAAGAAGTGATTTGTTTACCGCTGGATATGAGCGGAATCCTACAAAGTGTATTACATCGGGTGGAGTATATTCGTAAAGAATATCAAGGAATTATTGAATATCCAAAAGAGTTTCCATTAGCAATGGGTTACGCGCCGTGGATAGAAGAAGTCTGGGCAAATTATTTAATTAATGGCTTAAAATACAGTGGTCGTCCGCCACATCTGATTATTACCGCCAATATTCAAAATAACTACGTTAAGTTTTCAGTCAAAGACAACGGGCAAGGTCTCAGTCTGGAAGACCAAAAAAAATTATTTATTCCCTTTGCACGTCTATCTAATGGCGACCATACAGGGCATGGCTTAGGATTATCTATCGTGCAACAAATCATTTCTAAATTAAATGGTAATGTCGGTATTGAAAGCCAAATCGGTGATGGCTGTCTCTTCTACTTTACCTTGCCACTATTCAGTGAAACCATTCATTAA
- a CDS encoding glycerate kinase type-2 family protein translates to MMPNVYRQHLLAFYRAALLAVNGRNQTANFLRQHVMETPCALIAIGKAASEMALGAYEVLGAQITCGLVISKYGYINQAELQAFGAVCLESAHPVPNVDSLRAGEELLQFIHALPPKYPVLCLVSGGASSLVEVPIASVNLETLQAVNQWLLASGLNIQAMNSVRKNLSQIKGGRLAHYLVGHPVMNLLISDVPQDDLQVIGSGLLVPSNHEHIPSHLPDWINALLRGTEPTCPLNCYANIQHFLIASPSIARHAIIKAAQARGYTPYIQSEFIQGDAIKAGEKIANFLLDATQGVYIWSSETTVQLPAVVGEGGRCQMLALSAARVLLGQFGIYLLAAGTDGEDGNNKVAGALVDSGTVARGEILGLDCVQHLQKANAGQFLEQTNDLIYTGATGTNVMDVLIGLVTE, encoded by the coding sequence ATGATGCCGAATGTTTATCGTCAGCATTTATTAGCGTTTTATCGCGCGGCACTTTTGGCAGTGAATGGGCGAAATCAGACTGCAAATTTTTTGCGTCAGCATGTCATGGAAACGCCTTGTGCTTTAATTGCGATTGGTAAAGCTGCGTCAGAAATGGCGTTAGGGGCTTATGAGGTGTTGGGGGCGCAGATTACTTGTGGATTGGTAATCAGTAAGTATGGTTATATCAATCAGGCAGAATTACAGGCATTTGGGGCGGTGTGTCTTGAATCCGCACACCCTGTTCCAAATGTGGATAGTTTGCGAGCAGGTGAGGAATTATTGCAGTTTATTCATGCCTTACCGCCTAAATATCCCGTTTTGTGTCTTGTCTCGGGTGGGGCTTCTTCTTTGGTTGAAGTACCCATTGCAAGCGTTAATTTAGAGACTTTACAAGCAGTGAATCAGTGGTTATTAGCCAGTGGTTTGAATATTCAGGCAATGAATAGTGTGCGCAAGAATCTATCGCAGATAAAAGGCGGACGTTTAGCACATTATTTGGTGGGACATCCCGTGATGAATTTATTAATTTCGGATGTGCCTCAAGACGATTTGCAAGTTATTGGCTCAGGATTATTAGTGCCTTCTAATCATGAGCATATTCCTTCTCATTTGCCTGATTGGATTAATGCGTTATTGCGCGGAACAGAGCCAACTTGTCCGCTGAATTGTTATGCAAATATTCAACATTTTTTAATTGCAAGTCCGTCTATTGCGCGTCATGCCATTATAAAAGCGGCGCAGGCACGGGGTTATACGCCTTATATTCAAAGTGAATTTATTCAAGGAGATGCAATTAAAGCAGGAGAGAAAATTGCCAATTTTCTGCTTGATGCAACACAGGGGGTTTACATTTGGTCGAGTGAGACAACGGTACAGTTACCTGCTGTAGTTGGGGAAGGCGGGCGTTGTCAAATGCTTGCCTTATCTGCTGCACGAGTGTTATTGGGACAATTTGGTATTTATCTGCTGGCTGCGGGTACTGATGGTGAAGATGGTAATAATAAAGTGGCGGGTGCATTAGTGGATAGTGGAACGGTTGCGCGGGGGGAAATTTTGGGTTTAGATTGTGTACAGCATTTGCAGAAAGCCAATGCAGGACAGTTCTTAGAACAGACAAATGATTTAATCTATACAGGTGCAACAGGGACTAATGTCATGGATGTCCTGATTGGTCTTGTTACTGAATGA
- the rluC gene encoding 23S rRNA pseudouridine(955/2504/2580) synthase RluC, which translates to MSTEKTQVSYLEVTDNHAGQRIDNFLFTQLKGVPKSHVYRILRSGEVRVNKGRIKPDYRLQAGDVVRLPPVQTATRTAVTPHQQVLETLQASILYEDAKLLVINKPSGLAVHGGSGVQYGVIEGLRALYPDANFLELVHRLDRETSGCLMVAKKASVLRQLHAFLREADMNKQYIALVRGKWSARTKQVNAPLRKNVLQSGERVVRVHVEGKPSLSEFRVVECFEKATLVQVHPVTGRTHQIRVHASHEGHPIAGDEKYGDEDFNRALRQQGLNRLFLHAAELTIQLPEQKPLTVKAPLPEPLVAVLAQLRQ; encoded by the coding sequence TTGAGTACTGAAAAAACACAGGTTAGTTATCTTGAGGTAACAGATAACCATGCAGGGCAGCGGATTGATAATTTTTTGTTCACGCAGTTGAAGGGTGTGCCGAAAAGTCATGTTTATCGAATTTTACGTAGTGGCGAGGTGCGTGTTAATAAAGGGCGGATTAAGCCTGATTATCGTTTGCAGGCGGGCGATGTTGTACGTTTACCGCCTGTGCAGACAGCGACACGTACAGCGGTTACACCACATCAGCAGGTTTTAGAGACGTTGCAAGCGTCTATTTTGTATGAAGATGCAAAGTTGTTGGTGATTAATAAACCGTCTGGTTTGGCGGTGCATGGAGGTAGCGGGGTTCAGTATGGCGTGATTGAGGGCTTACGGGCTTTGTATCCTGATGCGAATTTTTTGGAGTTGGTGCATCGTTTAGACCGTGAAACATCTGGGTGTTTGATGGTTGCGAAGAAGGCAAGCGTTTTGCGTCAGTTACATGCATTTTTGCGTGAGGCGGATATGAATAAGCAGTATATCGCCTTAGTTCGGGGGAAATGGTCAGCACGGACGAAACAGGTTAATGCACCATTGCGTAAAAATGTATTGCAGTCAGGTGAGCGGGTAGTGCGTGTTCATGTTGAGGGCAAGCCGTCATTGAGTGAGTTTCGGGTTGTGGAGTGTTTTGAGAAAGCGACGTTAGTACAAGTGCATCCTGTGACAGGGCGAACTCATCAAATTCGTGTTCATGCAAGCCATGAAGGTCATCCCATTGCGGGAGATGAGAAGTATGGGGATGAGGATTTTAATCGGGCGTTACGTCAACAAGGGCTTAATCGATTGTTTTTACATGCGGCTGAGTTGACCATTCAGTTACCTGAGCAGAAGCCATTGACGGTTAAAGCCCCCTTACCTGAGCCATTAGTCGCGGTGTTAGCACAGTTAAGACAGTAG
- a CDS encoding thiamine phosphate synthase, with amino-acid sequence MSSVLPPYYLVTPEPIEKHSFLASLTRVLASGGIRLVQFRATQLSIADYADLASEVLRCCRAVEAMCVLNTDPALALRLGSDGVHLNSHRLQAQAQPLMGFRWVSASCHGLADLQQATRIKADFVLLSPVLATASHPDSVPLGWAQFNALVQRATCPVYALGGLQKADLTVAQQAGAVGIAAIRGLWLG; translated from the coding sequence ATGAGTTCTGTTTTACCTCCTTATTATCTTGTGACTCCTGAGCCAATAGAAAAACATTCTTTTTTAGCGAGTTTAACAAGAGTTTTAGCAAGTGGGGGGATACGCTTGGTACAATTTCGAGCAACGCAGTTATCTATTGCAGACTATGCAGATTTGGCAAGTGAGGTATTGCGCTGTTGTCGAGCCGTAGAAGCGATGTGTGTTTTAAATACTGACCCCGCGTTAGCATTGCGTTTAGGTAGCGATGGGGTGCATTTAAATAGTCATCGTTTGCAGGCACAAGCCCAGCCGTTAATGGGATTTCGTTGGGTGTCTGCATCGTGTCATGGTTTAGCCGATTTACAGCAGGCAACACGAATTAAAGCGGATTTTGTGTTATTAAGTCCTGTTTTAGCGACTGCATCGCATCCTGATAGTGTGCCATTAGGATGGGCGCAGTTTAATGCATTGGTGCAGCGGGCAACTTGTCCTGTGTATGCATTGGGTGGTTTGCAGAAAGCTGATTTAACAGTTGCGCAACAGGCTGGGGCTGTGGGTATTGCGGCGATTCGTGGGTTGTGGTTGGGATGA
- a CDS encoding Hsp70 family protein, with product MSRYLVGIDLGTTHTVVAYHDTQQPNQKIQLFNIAQLVSAGEIASRPLLPSVRYHPTDGEFSADVLQLGSGNLAITADNPPAIFGEFAQQLGAKSQGRFIHSAKSWLSHPHVDRTAPILPWGGVEGVAKISPLHASASYLGYIRHAWNQQFPQNLLETQEIILTVPASFDESARRLTVTAAQLAGLNAVHLLEEPQAACYDWLYRHQQNLKTALKDSRLLLVCDVGGGTTDLTLIKIHTDTQGQPQLTRIGVGEHLMLGGDNMDLTLAHLAESRLTPTGEALSSASLAQLMLQTRKAKEQLLGENAPENSNVTLLGSGSRLIAQAKTTSFSREEVRHNLLEGFFPSVSAETFPQKRRTGLVEFGLPYAQDPAITRHIAHFLAQHTPTAREALGITDATPAFPDTLLCNGGVFHSGLIQQRLIDILAQWRGQTPQLLDNPHPDLAVAYGAVAYALARRGEQLKIGGGSARSYFLALETDSAQPQGVCILPKGTEEGAEIALTEHRFALNIGQPVQFHLYATTHDTLYQTGELTTLNPEIFSVLPPLIVAMDTQQAKTSIPVALSAVLSEVGTIALQCRALDNPAQQWQLEFQLRGQANTVLSNAVHPRFTEAIAWIETFYGTRDKATVQQSVKNLRNELEKVLGQREQWETALLRQQADVWLTTALSRRRRSADHERLWLNLTGFCLRPGLGYPLDDWRIQQLWAIYPQGIQYKENAQNWAEWWTIWRRVAGGLAPETQQQLYQSLKPYFATVQKRLYKQHIADLKKKGYEEVIRLIASLEQLDPADKISVGDYLLTRLQQSEESDNAFWALGRIGARVPSYGSVHYVVPVAVVEKWLIALMQFNWKTHPLAGLATTLLARMSGDRERDINLTLRQTVIKTLNENKAPLSWIALVETVKELEVSDAQKVFGESLPLGLMLL from the coding sequence ATGTCCCGTTATCTCGTCGGTATCGACTTAGGCACAACGCACACCGTTGTTGCCTACCACGATACACAGCAACCCAATCAAAAAATTCAGCTTTTTAACATTGCACAATTAGTCAGTGCGGGCGAAATTGCATCACGTCCTTTATTACCCTCCGTGCGTTACCATCCCACAGATGGGGAATTTTCTGCGGATGTTTTACAACTGGGTAGCGGTAATTTAGCGATAACAGCAGATAATCCCCCCGCCATTTTTGGCGAATTTGCCCAACAACTCGGTGCAAAATCTCAAGGGCGTTTCATTCATAGTGCAAAAAGCTGGTTATCACATCCGCACGTTGACCGCACCGCACCAATTTTGCCATGGGGAGGCGTGGAAGGCGTGGCGAAAATTTCCCCCCTTCATGCCAGTGCCAGCTATTTAGGTTATATCCGCCATGCGTGGAATCAACAATTTCCACAAAACTTATTAGAAACACAAGAAATTATCCTCACTGTTCCCGCTTCATTTGATGAAAGTGCGCGACGTTTAACCGTCACTGCTGCCCAACTTGCAGGTTTAAACGCCGTCCATTTATTAGAAGAACCCCAAGCTGCCTGTTACGACTGGTTATATCGACATCAGCAAAATTTAAAAACTGCGCTAAAAGATAGCCGTTTATTGCTCGTCTGCGATGTTGGCGGAGGCACAACCGATTTAACCTTAATTAAAATTCATACAGATACACAGGGACAACCACAATTAACCCGTATCGGTGTCGGTGAACACCTCATGCTAGGTGGGGACAATATGGATTTAACCCTTGCCCATCTCGCAGAAAGTCGTTTAACCCCCACAGGGGAAGCCCTAAGCAGTGCCAGCCTTGCCCAATTAATGCTACAAACCCGCAAGGCAAAAGAACAACTATTAGGGGAAAATGCGCCCGAAAATAGCAATGTCACCCTATTAGGCTCAGGCTCTCGCCTGATTGCACAAGCAAAAACTACCAGTTTTAGCCGTGAAGAAGTTCGCCACAACTTACTAGAAGGCTTTTTTCCATCAGTCAGTGCGGAGACTTTTCCACAAAAACGCCGCACAGGCTTGGTCGAATTTGGCTTACCCTATGCCCAAGACCCTGCGATTACTCGCCATATCGCCCATTTTCTCGCACAACACACCCCCACCGCCCGTGAAGCATTAGGCATAACAGATGCTACTCCCGCCTTTCCTGATACCTTATTGTGCAATGGTGGCGTGTTTCATAGTGGCTTGATACAACAACGTTTAATCGATATTTTGGCACAATGGCGTGGGCAAACACCACAATTATTAGACAATCCACACCCAGATTTAGCCGTTGCTTATGGCGCGGTAGCTTACGCACTCGCACGACGTGGCGAACAACTAAAAATCGGCGGTGGCTCTGCACGCAGTTATTTTTTAGCCTTAGAAACGGATTCCGCGCAACCGCAAGGGGTTTGCATCTTACCCAAAGGCACAGAAGAAGGGGCAGAAATCGCCTTAACCGAACACCGTTTCGCGCTCAACATTGGGCAACCTGTGCAATTCCATCTTTACGCCACAACACACGATACCCTTTATCAAACAGGGGAATTAACCACACTAAATCCTGAAATTTTCAGCGTCTTACCGCCCCTTATTGTGGCGATGGATACCCAGCAGGCAAAAACTAGCATTCCTGTTGCGTTATCCGCTGTACTCAGTGAAGTCGGCACAATCGCCTTACAATGTCGTGCGTTAGATAATCCTGCACAACAATGGCAATTAGAATTTCAACTGCGCGGACAAGCCAATACCGTTTTATCAAATGCGGTTCATCCACGCTTTACGGAAGCCATCGCATGGATAGAAACCTTTTACGGTACACGCGATAAAGCCACCGTACAACAATCGGTTAAAAACTTACGGAATGAGTTAGAAAAAGTCTTAGGGCAACGGGAACAATGGGAAACCGCTTTATTGCGACAACAAGCCGATGTTTGGTTGACAACCGCCTTAAGCCGTCGCCGTCGCTCTGCCGACCACGAACGTTTATGGCTAAATTTAACAGGCTTTTGCCTACGCCCTGGTTTAGGCTATCCCTTAGATGACTGGCGCATTCAACAACTGTGGGCAATTTACCCGCAAGGGATTCAATATAAAGAAAACGCCCAAAATTGGGCAGAATGGTGGACGATATGGCGACGAGTCGCGGGCGGTCTAGCCCCTGAGACACAACAACAGCTTTACCAATCGTTAAAACCCTATTTTGCAACAGTACAAAAACGCTTGTATAAACAACACATTGCTGATTTAAAAAAGAAAGGTTATGAAGAAGTTATCCGTTTAATTGCCAGTTTAGAACAATTAGACCCTGCGGATAAAATCAGTGTTGGCGACTATTTATTAACCCGTTTACAACAGAGCGAGGAATCCGATAATGCATTTTGGGCATTAGGACGAATTGGCGCACGAGTCCCAAGTTATGGCAGTGTGCATTATGTTGTTCCTGTCGCTGTGGTGGAAAAATGGTTAATCGCTTTAATGCAATTTAATTGGAAAACGCACCCATTAGCGGGTTTAGCAACGACTTTATTAGCGCGAATGAGTGGCGATAGAGAACGCGATATTAACCTCACGTTACGCCAAACGGTGATAAAGACTTTAAACGAGAATAAAGCCCCTTTAAGTTGGATAGCCTTAGTCGAAACTGTGAAAGAATTAGAGGTAAGCGATGCACAAAAAGTCTTTGGCGAATCGTTACCGTTGGGGTTGATGTTGTTGTAG